In a genomic window of Methanosarcina horonobensis HB-1 = JCM 15518:
- a CDS encoding KEOPS complex subunit Pcc1 encodes MKITGIIEFPDPESRKSASRILKALAPDNLKSMESEISDERVAVRFHSEKIGSLLATVDDFLMNVKIGEGVEQTLKKEK; translated from the coding sequence ATGAAAATCACAGGCATAATTGAGTTTCCTGACCCTGAGTCAAGAAAGTCAGCGTCCAGAATCCTTAAAGCCCTTGCCCCGGACAACCTGAAGAGCATGGAAAGCGAGATAAGCGATGAAAGGGTTGCTGTGCGGTTTCATTCTGAGAAGATAGGCTCTCTTCTTGCAACTGTTGACGATTTTCTCATGAACGTTAAAATAGGAGAAGGTGTCGAACAGACACTGAAGAAAGAAAAATAA